The Pelodiscus sinensis isolate JC-2024 chromosome 24, ASM4963464v1, whole genome shotgun sequence genomic interval CAGGGGGTTGGGAGTTGGGCTTACCTGATAGGGATAGCGAGGGaagcccctttcccccagccaTGGCAGCACCAGTCTGGGTTTGGCAGGGAAGAGCTCTCCTCTGCCAGCCATGGCAACTTGAGGGCTTGGGGAGAGAGATCTGTCCCTGCTGCATCCCTGAACCCGTGTGGGGCTAATGGAAAGCTGTGTAGCTTAGGGGGAACATAGGTCCTGGGCCACAATTGAGCTCCTAAGTACTACCATGATACACAAATAATATACAGCACCTAATGCAAGAGGGTCCTAGTTCATGGCCAAGGCTTTATGGTTCTACCGTAATACATCtaacaaataattattttagccccctgctctagagggGACTGATCTCCTATTCACAGTTAAGCACACGTTCAAGGGCTTTGCTAGCTCAAGCCAGGAACACCGCACAGAGAGCACCGCCCCATTTCGTCAGCATGAGTGGTCACTGGAGGAGGCATCAAACAGTAGTGTGAACAGGAAGGTGCTCCCTTCCCAGTGGGCTGCTGCAGGACAGGTCCCAGGAAGCAGGAGAACAGATGCGTGTATGGCTTTTTAAGCATCAAGCCACTCCCAGAGCAAGGAGAAACTGATCCAATTTTAAGatggactttttaaaaacaacttaaaccacagaaaaaaaaaaggccacagaACTGCCTGTTAGGAGACAGCATTGTCCAGCGAGATCAAGGGCTAAGAGCGTCTTTGCGCAGCGCCCAGCCCAATCCAGGGCCGAGGTGCCCAGTGccaccgtaatacacctaataaagGTAATCAGAAGTGAGAGTCAGGGCTCCTGACTCTTCCCATGGACTCACGTGCATGTTGCTGCCGGTTGGTGCCTGTTTCTCCATGTGAAAGGGGCATGATGCTTGCTTCCCTCTGGGAGACGCTTTTAAGATGCTAGGTGAGaccaaagcactgacttcctctgGCACTGCCCCTTTCTTCTGTGTCCTGCCGAGAGCTGCATCTCAGCCTTGGGTTCATTCCCGAGACAGAACAGGCCTCGTGCTGGGAAGCTGCGGTGGTGGCGATAAGACAGCTCCCAGTGCGGGTGACCCCAGTGGTATCCCTGGATATTGTGAAGCAGTTACGGGGGGAGGTCCTAGGAACTGTTTGGAAACATCCTTCTCCCCCAGTGATTTATATCTGAAGTCAAAGCCATGGAGGAGGATGGGAGGATGCAGATAGGCTGTTCCTGACCCCCTCTGCCCGTCCCAAGAGTTCGGTCAGTGTAGCTTAGCACCAGGCCTGGCCGCTAGGGGTATCCTGCTagctggagaggctgggaagtCAGGATGGCGACAGGATTGGTGGCGCATCCTCATCAGAGTCAAACTCCACATTCTCGTCTTTCACCCATTTGCCGGAAGGGTCCTGGATCCAGCCTGAGCTGCAGGAAGGACAGACTGACAGGGTTACAAACACAGGACAGGGGGATGCCAATTTAAGAAGACAGAAGTATGGTGCTAAGGAGATGGTTTGTCTACTGACCGGACATAGGACAAGAATCCAGGACTCCTGGTTCCTTAACCAATTCTGTCAGTGCCAGTCACTCCATCCcatgccctgtgcctcagtttccctccaccTGTGAAGCCATCCCTTAGTAAACATTTAGAGACggatggctggggagggctcTATGAGACTGCTGTCCAACAGCAAAGGGCTTGGTAGGACTTAGGGGGCTTTTTCCCCTTTGCTGAGTGATGAGACAAGCTCTTACCACACAGTCTCCAGAGATCAGACCCCTGCCCATACACTCTGCTGCTTGGCAAGGAACAGGCAGAAGCCAGCTCACCTTCTGAGCAGGAGATAGTGCTCCAGGGCCTGGCGTTTCTCAGGGCTGATGGCTTCAGGCTTGGCAGACAGGCAGGattttcttttgctgcttctcTTGATCTTTGTAGAAGGTTCCTTTTGCAAATCTAGAATGAGAAGAAAGGGGCAAGATGAGGCTGTGAGGCCTTGGAAGGTTGGGAGCATCACTGCCCATCAGAACCTCTGTGGAGACCTCACCACCTCTGTGGACGTACCTAGATCCAAGCTGAACCGTCAGCTCATGGCAGACGGAGATCCGGGAGCTCATTCAACAAAGGTAATGGCACTTTGGCATGTTTACAGTGATCTGTAACACTGCTTACAAAGTGGAGTGACAATGATATCTTGCACCCCACTAGGGAAACCAAGGCCTGGGTGTTTGCCCCAGAGAAACAGCATAAAATTGGTGGTGACAATAAAAAGAATCCAGGAAGCCTAACTCCCTACTcaccctcacccccctccccacacactccccttccagaactggagctagaacccaggagtcctgactcccagtccccCACTCTAACAAGCAGACAACAGCAATGGAATTTCCAGAGGATTACAGAAATATACAAGCTGCAGAGCCCCTCAGGCTGGTACCTGCTCGAGGGCTGGCATGTCCACGAAGCTGTGTGGAGGGAGGAATGTCCTCAGCAGCACATCCCTCTTCGCCTCTTGCCACAGAGCCTCCTGGGTCTCCTGGCTGCTTCTCCACAGCACCTCTTGAGGCAGCAGGGACAGCAGACTCTGTCCGAGAAGAACTGAAGCTTGAGCTGCTGCCATCAGACCTAAAACAGATGGCAGGTCTCATGAGGACAGTGGCAACCAGCTGCCCACTGTGCATGGCCACAGTAACAAATCTGGGACAGCATCTTGCTCTCTAGAGTCGCATCTATCAGAAGATTCCCCAAGTGACTCCTGGACAGGGAGTAACCCTCAAAGCTCCCTGTATAAGGGAAGTAAATattctctctggctacatctacactggcagcttcttgcgcaagaacagttgttcttgcgcaaaaacttgctgggtgtctacacttcacatacgttcttgtgcaagtacatttacagtacagggtcagaaaacagggcttcttccagaagagttattcctctccccacgaggaataagccctcttgcgcaagagggcagtgtagacaggcaacatgaatttcttgtgcaagaaacccctatggctaaaatggtcatcagcagggctcgccgagcggcagcgagccccgctcgccagccacacggttctgcgctctgtgcatgcacagatcgctccaCGCCGGCTCTTCTGGGGTGTAATCTATTTGCTACAGGTGAGGATTACACTATCTGTCGAGCCCTGGCGTGGAGcaaaaacagttcttgcgcaagaagctgccagtgtagatgtagcctgtgtgttacagaggggaaaactgaggcacagagggatgGTTCTTCCCCCCAATTTCCCATTCTAACCACCAGACCTGCTTCCTTCTTTGATCTGGGAACAGAATGCAGGATTCTTGGCTCCttgcccccactctaaccactagacttcATTCCCCTCCCAGAACTGGGAGAATCCAGGTATACTCCTAACCCTTTGCCCTAAGCACTTAAGgctgggaacagaatccaggaCCCCTGCTCTGACTGTCAGATCACACTCTTTTCTCAAAGATGTTGCCTTTACATGATACATGTTTTGCTGCTGAAATGTAAAGCAGGCACAGCAGAGACTCGCAAGCCTCTGCTCCGAGACCATTCCCACTGCACTCTTAGACTGGCCCACCAGGAGAACTTAAGGATTCAGGGACTGATCCTGAGCTGGTGTCAGCACCATGCCATAGATATCCATGGAGCTATGCTAAGTGACCCCAGCTAGGTGAACGGTCCTTACAGAGGGACAGAGCAGAAGAACCTACTGCTGTGGAGATGGTGGCACTACCTAGCAGCGAAGACTTAGCCAAGACCATGCCTGGCTCTTGTACCAGCCCCCCATGCCATGACAAACCCTTGACCTAAGCTGGCAGGGAACGCACAGGTATTACCTGTTCCTTCGGCAGCAGCTGTTGTAGGGAGAGGCCTTCAGCAAAGCATTCTGGGCAATTTTCCTGGTCTGAGCCAGCAAGGGTGCAGGGCATGCAAGATCCTAAGGAAAACACAGACAAGCTAAGGACAGCTAACTAGGTAAATGCTGTAGGAAGGTTTCCCGATGGGGACACACGCCAACCTGTgtgcctgcctcttctgcccgCAGGAACTCCTGCTGCCGCCGCTTCTGCACCTCATTCTCGTGCGAGCGCTTCTTCCCATAGAAAGTCTGCAGGCCTGggacacacagagacagacacaggctATTCATTTGGTGGTTCCCCAttttttctccactcatctgaggaagtgaggtttgcccacaaaaactcatgacactctatacatttttgttagtccctaaggtgctacaggcctACTCATTTTTTTACAGGCTAATCCAGGCAGCACGACTCCTCGCCAGGCAGTCTGCCACCTAGCTGGGGGTACATCACCACTGGGATACCCACAACATGGCTAACATTTTGGGATGGCATGAACTGCCACTGCCTGCCGTGTTTCAGGGGACGGATGGCTTTGAGCAATGCAAGCACCAAACCTTCCAAGGTCATTTCAGTTTGTCTTTCCCAAGACAGGTAGGCAGATCACCCTGAGAGCACAGATTTTGAAGGGGTTCATGTCAGTTACAACTGATCTCTATTAGGCACCAGGAAAAGCCTTATGGAGAGGCAGATTCTCTCACATCTGTCAGTCACACCTGCCTccgaagcacctggcactggccactgctgggCTGAGGATACTGGCCGAGAAGGACTTTGGGTCTGATGCAGCCTGGCAGTTCCAACAGTGGTAAGACAGCTCTTTTACATCCCAGCACCACCAACTGCCCCTGAGCTCTGGGAGTCTAGCTGGATTCTTCCTTCTGCACCATCCCCACGACCCAGGATCAGCAGTTCCTTGAGCAACCGAGCCCTTGGGGCTGACTTACTAGCTACATGTTTCTTGCCAGCCCTGTGGACTGTCAGCATGTCAAGTGTGTCGAAGACCGGACGGTGGAAACACACTGTGCAGGCATAtctgaggaagaagaggaaagatggTCAGATCAAGCCAGGATAATCCCTGCCCCCTCATGCATACCTGCTAGGGCAGTTGGGCCCAGCCTTTCTTATTAGCATTAAGAGACAGTGCACTTGGTAATACTGCAAGTGGGAGAGACATTCACTAGAATAAATGACCATGGTCCTCAAAGTCATTCAACACAGTGGGATTTCTACAAATATAATTGGCCAAGGTTCCCAGAGCACAGCTAGCCAGGATAAATGTTACTACCCCATCTTACACGTGGGGAAGCTGAGAGATTTGCCCAACAAGTCATGATTCCCACACCAGTGTCCTGGATGCTGGACCACATGCCCTTTATTTTATCATCTCCAGTTTGAAATTTAGGGAAACAGGTCAGAACTTAAGTGACAACCAAGGAGAGTCAAGAACTGAAACCCAAATTCCTGGCCCCATGGCCACTGGTTTATGCTCATTCTCTGCTAGGCATTTAAAAGTTTGAAAGCTGTATTCACTCTGTTCGCTTGTTATGTTGCACATGATTTCTACTGCCCTGTACTGTTCTGTAGTAATCCCTCACACCTCGGTGACACCTGTCTGAGTCTGTAATATTAGCCAGAGGCTCTCTTGGGGGCATGTGGCTCTTTTATATCTGAAGGGAAACAGGAACTCTCTGCAAAGCCAAAATGAAAACtaacccaaaaaacaaaacaccccagATCAGCCTCAATGCACTGCACCCTGGATTTTGGTGGTGTTTCAAGTCCAAAGCTAGATCCAGGTTTATGTTTTACAGACCATCTTTATTTTTATAATGGGCCTGAGCAAAACATTTCTGAATGCTGGAAATCCAGATCAGAACATTTAATAAACACCACCACCCCTAGGCGAGCTCTTATCAAGTGCTTTTCATcactagatctcaaagcacttgagAAAGGAAGGGCAGcattgttatccccattttacagatggagaaactaagGCACCGAGTGATAAAGGGATTTGCTCATGGACACAAAAGAGGTTTGTACCAGAACAGGAAGAATCCAGGTGTCCTGCCTCCCACTTTGGTACTCTGTGCATTAGGTCACGTGGTCAATTTTGCAGCTTCAGCCCCCCAAATATATGCAGTAATCAATTAATTGAACTGGTTCAAAGATTCATCTGTAATCTGATTCCTATGGCACATGGTCCTCTCAGAACAATGCTGCCTACCTTAGAATAGATCTAACATACCTGCCGCTCCTTAGCAACAGTGCCTCATCCTCAGGGATATAGTTTGCCAGCAGATCTGCAACTCTTCTTTTCTGAATAAATGAACAGGCCACGTTACTGAGGAATCAATATTTTGGGTGTGGGCGGCATAGCACCTGGCACCAGGATGAATTGGGCCCTTCCATGAAAAATGAGTCACGGACCATGAAACCTAGCCGTCCattgtgaaatctggccttttgtttgcttttatcctatactatacagatttcatgggagacatcaatgtttctcaaattgggggtccagACCAAAaagggagttgtgtgtgtgtgtgtgggggggggggtgtcatggtaatgccacccttatttctgcgtTGCCTACAGTTGAGTGGCCATAGAGCCATGGCTGTTGCTGGGCACCCAGGTCTGAAGGCAGCATCctgcaagcagcagcacagagataAGAGAAGCAATACCATGCCATGCCATCcgtacttctgtgctgctgctggcagcagctctgcttttagagatgctcagctctgaaggcagcactgccaccaggagcagtgcagaaataagggaaaAGTACCACAGtcgtcccttccccccacaactcCTGCTGCAATTACAACAccttgaaatttcagatttagatAGCCAAAATAagtaaatgtattattttaaaaatcctgtaaccattaaattgaccaaaatggattgtCATTTTGATAGGGGCCTATagaacaaccaccaccacctctaGATCTTATCTAGTGCTTTTCTACTGTGGGactcagagcactttacaaaggaggctGGTATTATCATTATtacaattttacagatgggaaaattgaggcacggagcagggcaGTGAAATGCCCAAGGTCATCCTGCAGACCAGTGGCAATGGCTAAGAATAGAAGCAGGAGAAGGGGGCCAGAAGGCAGGCGCCAAGGGCTGAGGAGTGTTGTGGGACCACTCTGGGGATGGGGagtaaaggggaggggggagtagcaGGGAAGCAGCCGGGTGgtcgctctggggctggggggaagggttgggagGAGGGCAGGCGATTGTTTGGGGGACGGGAGAGCAGGGGGAAcaatgtgggggcaggagagtgtcggggggggcaggggaatggctgGGGGAGGATGGGAGGCCGGCAGGGAGTTGAGGCgattgttttggggagggggcgtggcggcgctgaagggggggcggggagaggctgggaggggaagcagggggcgctctggggcTGCGGGAAGGCTGAAGGGAGGACAGGGGAACGGGGCTGCCAGGAGTTGGGAGGGGCTGCGGGAAGAGCCAGCGGGGCGgcgttggggaagctgaggggctCAGGGAGTTGCTCTGGGGATGAGGAGAGTTGTGGGGCCCGTGGTGGTTGGGGGGGGTCGGTCGGGGGGCGGAGCCGGGGTGTCCCGCCCCGCCGCTCACCTGCAGCACATTCAGCTGGCCCGAGTCATCCCCCTCCCGCTTGAAGGACATGGCGGCGCCCCGGGAGGGCTAGACCCCTTCCCAACCGGCGGTAACCATGACAACTGGAGCCACCCCGCACTTCCTCTTCGGTTCACTTCCGGGACTACCCTTCCCAGCATGCCTCTGGGCGCTCGGCACCGATAGGCCTCTGGGGTCAAAACCGCCGTGATGCGTGGAGAGGGCTAGAAGGCGAGGGgcatgctgggaaatgtagtcctcACCCACGTCTCTGCTTCCGCGAGGCGACGCTtgtggctgggttgggggggaggggggagatgttcCCCGCTGTGCTTCTCCTGTGGCCTCCAAAGGGGCGGAGCGTTGTTAGGCGGGGAGGAGCTTGCTAGGGAGAGACTATGTTCCCAGAGGCCTTTGCGCGGAGTGGGCGGGGGTTGGCCCCGCTCCGCTGTTGGGGCGGGGCGGAGCGGAGGCAGCGCAGACTCTGGCTGCCCTGCGCGGGGTGGCGGGGTCCGTGGGGTGGCTGgattccggggggaggggagagtaatttgcccctccccccgagtAAAGGGGGGGCGGCGCGGATGAGATagaggaaccccccccccttaTCCCTCTCcggcggaaggggtggggaggaaatcgagggaccccctgcacccccatccgtgCAGGCTGCGTTTTGCAGTGTGGGGCGGAAATTGGGTGGCCCCCTGCCCTGGACTAGAGGCCGAGAGGGGGGAGAAGAAGCAAGACCGGAGAGAGACCCTTTGGGGGGGGGCTAGAAGCGGGGGGGCTAGAAGTGGGGGGTCCCTAGTCTGCCTGGGAGGCCCTTGTTCGTTCTGCCATGAGCACCCCTCAGGAAAGAGGGTGCTGGCAGGAGTCCTGACCCCTCCAGGCCCCTCTGCCGCCTGCACTGGTTGCACCACtgactgggggctggggggggagatgGCCTCCCCCTCCAGGCAAGGATCCCCTGGAGGGGCTGGTttgctctgtggcagcaggacCCGGTCCTACGGCAGCCTCATCAAGTCGACACACTCCCcggtgagggagaggagggtggaaCATCGTCTGGAGCCGGGGGACACCTTGCAGGGGCTGGCACTCAAGTATGGCGTCACGGTAGGTCTGCGCAGCAGCTTCCCCTTGCGATCTGGGGGATGTAGCTGGGGTGCCCATGAGGTCCCACTGTTGGAGCAGGGGGCAgtaccaggactcctgggttctgttcccagctttgGAGGGGAGTAGGGTCTTGTGGAtggagcagggaacaggaagCCATGTCTTCTGGTTTCTGGTCACCACTCTATACCTTTTTCTCCGTTTTATAAAAAAAGCTATTCCCATGGATGTACCTTTTGTAAAGTGCTCGATACCTGACCTGTCCCGGCTTCCCTTCTTTCTTGTgtcagccctgatcctgcagcttGGGGCCTCATTGATTTCCACTGATTAGGGGGACCCCATTTTGTACTGTGCTTTGTGTGTCTTGGATGAGGAGTTCTGCTAAAATACTCAGCATTACTGCTTTTTTGTTTGCTGAATGTCTGGGGTGAAGTAGGGAGGCTCCCATCATGAGCACCCCTAAGAAGAGGGGCTGCTGGCAGGAGTCACCTCTCTTGCGTCCAGGCACCTCTGATTCCCCTGTGGTGGGATCTCCTGGTTCTTGGCTGAGGCTCCTAGAGGCTTCTGCAATACACCTAATGATTCATAATAGTTTATGGCACTCCAGAAGGGGATTGGCAGAAAATCAAAGCCATAGTCCAGCGTCCTGATCATGGAACTTGGAGTGGGCACCCCACTGGGGTCCTCGGAGTATGGGTGGATGCACGGGAGGGCTGAAAGTCTGAAGTCTCATGCAGATTTAGGTCTGAGGGTTCCAATCCTTCAATTGCTGTCTCCTCATGGTTGCCCAGGTGTGCTGTTGCCTCTTCATGTGGCTGATGGGATCCGGCTAATGTGCACTTGTGCATTCACATGAACTTGCACCCTTCTCATTTCCTGTATTTTGCAACTTTGTGTTCTGTGGCCCCAAGTGGTTTTCACAGGAGTTCAGTGTATGCAGCAGAAATTCCCCTGGTGATGGGAACaaaatcccccccctcccccacacacacatatccggctgggccgggccagcTTTGCTGTCTGTGGTGTGGTCAGGCAGTAGTGGCCCTCAGCAGTTTAAACCTTGATAGGCCTGGAGCCTGACCACAGCAATTCATTCTTCCCTAGAACACATGCATGCTGCTCGCTGCAGGAGTGCCTTGCCGTgcagctggaggggcagggaaagagggGAGCTTTCTCTGGGGCTGCCAGCCAGGGGGCCAGCTTTATTTCAGTGCCAGTGCTGAGAACCTGCCAGCTCATTTTGCAGGGACCTAATGAGCAGCCAGTAAGGTAGAAAGGAGGGTTTTTTGGTCTTTGGGCTGGAGATGAGGCATGTGCCGTGGTGAAGGGTTTCCAGGTTGTCTTTCctcatccctcccacccccagcagagcaTAGGAGACCGGTGGGGTGGACCCGCTAGCAGACTTGTCAATGGCATGGCCCTCTCCCCTCCAGTGAGAGAGCACAGACTCATCTGGCTGCATTGAAACCTGAGCCTCAAGCATGCGGAGTCTGTCCCCCCACATCCTCAACATTAAATCTCTAGtgacctccagcccttctccctgCCAGCACAAACCCAGCATTTGCAGTCCAGGCCAGCTGTGTGCCTGCTTTCTCTCATTGTGTGGTGTTCTGTTTGCTTACtggtgccctccaccccagaagtggctgcattttggtAGTGACTGATATTAGGCACCCAGCTTGCAAAGTAGCTTTTAGGACCATGCTCTGAATAGAGAAGGTTGGTGATGTCTGTCGCAGGCTAGTGGGCTTACAAGTCTTATGGTGCCTTCCCAGATGGAGCAGATCAAGCGGGCAAATCGTCTGTACACCAGTGACTCCATCTTCCTCAAGACGACACTGCACATCCCTGTCCTGGTGGAGCCCGAGGAGATGGTGAACGGCTTAAAGCGGGAGGAAGGAGCCACACAGCCTGCCACGGGAAAGGAGACGCTGGTGCTGAAAAACAGCTCTGCGGCCAGCGCAGGCTCCACCCCCCGTCATGACCTCTCGGCCACGGATTTCTTACGAAAGCTCGACTCCGAGATCAATCTGTCCAAGAAGGCCGCGGTGAAGAAGCTGAGAGAGGGGGAAACAACGTGAGTGCCACCCTGCAGTTACTGTGGCGCTAATGTGGTGCCCGGGCTGTATAGGCAGGGGGTGGAACCCCAGTCCTGTTGCTCCAGCACATAGGCCCCTGCTAACAGCATAGAAGGAGAGTCTCTGCCGGCTGCCCTTGTGTTTGCTCTGATATCCTCTGTGGGCTGCTATGGGCAAGGGGACCCCACAAGTTTCAGCTGCCTCCCATAGGAGGCGCAGTGATGCCCGAGCACCCGCAGCTCAGGTTTGACaaacccatggggggggggggagaaatgaaaACCCTGTCAAATCAAGTGCTGTgctcatttaaaaagaaaggagcCCGCAGCCCGAAACCTGTGAGACCCCACTCATGTCCTGCCCCttagcctgctccttccccactggcCCAGACTTAATCAGGAGTCCCCAAGAATGGTCTCTCTCATTTTTTCCCATCCACTTGAGGAATAtattttatatgcaccaaggcatgtgtcagtgtgcaccaccaatagaaacatgctgccagctgtttgcactggagggcactctgctaatccactgggtggcatttgaatctctcttgggtggtcACCTCGGGgctcagctttcagggaacactggtccccaAGGCTAATGGGCAGTATCCTGGTGGGGGCTGACGTGAAGAGAGCTCAGGCCTGAGGGGGACGGCGAGGGGTTCTTCATTGCTGACTGGGCAGAGGTGATGTATGCCCCAGGCTTTGGCTGCTCCGGGCCTCCCCaacccccatcctgcccctcctcGTGCTGTACAGTGGCCAGGCAAGTGCAGATGCCGCTGGCGTTGCAGCTAGGGATCCGGCGCGGGGAGGAGAGGCTTGATTGCGCGTGAATGACGAGGAGTTATCTGAAGGTGATGAACAGCCGCGCACGGCAGCGTGATGCTGtttggcccctccctgcccccccccccccctcatctcCTATTGGCGCTGTGCTGGCAAGAGCTAAGAAATCGTGTCCTGCCAGGCTCGTGCTGCGCACTGCCGAGGTGGGAAGGAATTCACCAGGGTCCCAGGCTGTTTCCTGGGTCCCTCCAGGGGAAACGGCCCTTGGTCGCTCCTGAGGGGGAGGACACGCTAGGTGGGATGGATCCAGTCTGTCACTGTCTGTGGCTCACGGGGCAGAGGTCCCCGTATGGCTTGGATTGTTAGAAACCGCCGGGTTCTTGTCCTCCCCTTggtgcagagctgcagggggatCCGCTGCCAGTGCCTTGGCTCAGAGCGTAGCTGGAGGAGCCTGTGGCCACTGTCTggccccccactggctgctgtacAGGGAATCCCCGGCTCCGAAGCCAGCTCCGCTAGACTTGGGGGCCACTAGAGGGCGCCGTTGCCTGCGGTGAAGTTCTCTGCTCGGAACTGAGCAAGGTTCCAGCCCCTAAATCCGCACCCGCagccccctcctttcccagccctgggctcctggccctcagTCTTAGCCCCAGGCCatggcccccccaccctgcccccagttcTGCTGGTTCACACTCTGCCCGAGGTTCCCGAGCCATGTGAGGGTTTTGTTGGCTTTGAACAAAGATCCCACAGAGCTTCTACAGTCGTCCCTCCTTCCCATCTGTACTCGGTCCTCTCCGGTCTATTGCACCCCTAGGAATCCCGCCCTGCCCTGGatccttcccagccccagctgtgggcactgtgctGGGTCACACATTCCCTAGCAAGGCACAGCAGAGGGATCCCCgagcagggtctgtctgtggGGGCCATTCCCCTGCCGAGATCTaaccccctcttctctccctgcagAATTGCTGGGATGGAGCCAGGAGCAAGCAGGACCATTCCCTGTCGGAGCGAGCCCTCTCCTTCCGCTCAGCAGcgctccctgctgggccccgtgCCGCTCACCAAAACCACGCGGGCCGCCACGTTGCGGGACAAAGAGGACGAGATCTTCACACTCTGATGGGCAGTGTTGTCTTGCCTCTCACgggcctgcctctcccctccatccCTGCAC includes:
- the SCNM1 gene encoding sodium channel modifier 1 isoform X2; its protein translation is MSFKREGDDSGQLNVLQKRRVADLLANYIPEDEALLLRSGRYACTVCFHRPVFDTLDMLTVHRAGKKHVASLQTFYGKKRSHENEVQKRRQQEFLRAEEAGTQDLACPAPLLAQTRKIAQNALLKASPYNSCCRRNRSDGSSSSFSSSRTESAVPAASRGAVEKQPGDPGGSVARGEEGCAAEDIPPSTQLRGHASPRADLQKEPSTKIKRSSKRKSCLSAKPEAISPEKRQALEHYLLLRRLDPGPFRQMGERRECGV
- the LYSMD1 gene encoding lysM and putative peptidoglycan-binding domain-containing protein 1, translating into MASPSRQGSPGGAGLLCGSRTRSYGSLIKSTHSPVRERRVEHRLEPGDTLQGLALKYGVTMEQIKRANRLYTSDSIFLKTTLHIPVLVEPEEMVNGLKREEGATQPATGKETLVLKNSSAASAGSTPRHDLSATDFLRKLDSEINLSKKAAVKKLREGETTIAGMEPGASRTIPCRSEPSPSAQQRSLLGPVPLTKTTRAATLRDKEDEIFTL
- the SCNM1 gene encoding sodium channel modifier 1 isoform X1 — encoded protein: MSFKREGDDSGQLNVLQKRRVADLLANYIPEDEALLLRSGRYACTVCFHRPVFDTLDMLTVHRAGKKHVASLQTFYGKKRSHENEVQKRRQQEFLRAEEAGTQDLACPAPLLAQTRKIAQNALLKASPYNSCCRRNRSDGSSSSFSSSRTESAVPAASRGAVEKQPGDPGGSVARGEEGCAAEDIPPSTQLRGHASPRADLQKEPSTKIKRSSKRKSCLSAKPEAISPEKRQALEHYLLLRSSGWIQDPSGKWVKDENVEFDSDEDAPPILSPS